A portion of the Streptomyces sp. YPW6 genome contains these proteins:
- a CDS encoding CRISPR-associated endonuclease Cas3'' encodes MGVLEDVRYEGVDLRPWGKFDGATRMVYSLLFHLIDVGAVAGVLWDRFLTPSQREVISAGLGMSQERVRSLVSFLAAMHDIGKLIPYFQSLESVAQMRLGEDLLADAGCVVEVPHARASMHAGLRLLVELDSSSG; translated from the coding sequence ATGGGAGTTCTTGAGGATGTCCGGTATGAGGGTGTTGATCTTCGTCCGTGGGGGAAGTTCGATGGCGCGACGCGGATGGTGTATTCGCTGCTGTTCCACTTGATCGATGTGGGTGCGGTGGCTGGGGTTTTGTGGGACCGGTTCCTGACTCCGAGCCAGCGCGAGGTCATCAGCGCAGGACTTGGCATGTCGCAGGAGCGGGTGCGTTCGCTGGTGTCGTTTCTGGCTGCCATGCATGACATCGGGAAGCTGATCCCGTACTTCCAGTCTCTCGAATCTGTGGCGCAGATGCGGTTGGGGGAGGATCTGCTGGCGGATGCGGGCTGTGTGGTGGAGGTGCCGCACGCGCGTGCGTCGATGCATGCCGGGCTGCGTCTGCTGGTCGAGCTTGATTCGAGCTCGGGGTAA